In the genome of Vicia villosa cultivar HV-30 ecotype Madison, WI linkage group LG7, Vvil1.0, whole genome shotgun sequence, one region contains:
- the LOC131620248 gene encoding uncharacterized protein LOC131620248, giving the protein MKEKVEGEGSKKVAEAKSSYNLQPLPISNEDILFCIDIDPESVRRFDAIKQSILLFVHAKLTINPRHRFAFATLSGSVSSLKKEFSSDINSAIAATQGLTAATSSTQPDLTTLFQLAAREARKSREQGRILRVILFYCRSAVRPQHEWLVSQKLFTMDILYLHDKPGPDNCFQEVYDALVQTLEHVSNYQGYIYAIRSAKDLYVHVLILLSHPQQRCAQKYLHIPKALEKKGR; this is encoded by the exons ATGAAAGAAAAGGTTGAAGGAGAAGGAAGCAAGAAGGTTGCTGAAGCAAAAAGCAGTTACAATCTTCAACCCTTACCAATTAGCAACGAAGATATACTATTCTGCATTGACATAGATCCTGAATCTGTCCGTCGCTTCGACGCCATTAAACAATCCATCCTTCTCTTCGTCCATGCCAAACTCACCATCAATCCTCGACACCGTTTTGCTTTCGCTACTCTCTCCGGTTCCGTTTCATCG CTGAAGAAAGAGTTTAGCAGCGACATTAACTCAGCAATTGCAGCAACACAAGGGCTTACGGCTGCTACATCTAGCACTCAGCCAGACCTTACAACTTTGTTCCAACTTGCTGCTCGTGAAGCTAGAAAATCCCGTGAGCAGGGTCGCATTTTAAGAGTG ATTTTATTCTACTGCAGATCGGCAGTGCGGCCGCAACATGAGTGGCTTGTGAGCCAGAAGCTCTTCACTATGGATATCTTGTACCTTCATGACAAACCTGGACCTGACAATTGCTTTCAAGAGGTCTATGATGCATTGGTACAAACTCTTGAACATGTTTCAAACTACCAGGGTTATATCTATGCGATTAGATCAGCAAAGGATCTTTACGTtcacgtgttaattcttttgtcgCATCCTCAGCAGCGCTGTGCCCaaaagtaccttcacatacccaAAGCACTTGAAAAGAAGGGTCGTTGA